In one Alnus glutinosa chromosome 12, dhAlnGlut1.1, whole genome shotgun sequence genomic region, the following are encoded:
- the LOC133852036 gene encoding inositol phosphorylceramide glucuronosyltransferase 1 isoform X1 has protein sequence MMKRLLNFWVLLLIVLVSVQSKASFGSQSLGEAYVTLLYGDEFLLGVRVLGKSIRDTGSKKDMVVLVSDGVSHYAKKLLQADGWIVEKISLLANPNQVRPKRFWGVYTKLKIFNMTKYKTVVYLDADTIVVKNIEDLFKCGKFCANLKHSERLNSGVMVVEPSETVFNDMMSKVSTLPSYTGGDQGFLNSYYTGFPNARVFEPDLPPEVLNSRPVRKMQRLSTLYNADVGLYMLANKWMVNESELRVIHYTLGPLKPWDWWTSWLLKPVDVWQNVREQLEETLPGTGGGRNPNDHLLVKFLFLLPLCALLFCYHRSFLQTLKYFGSLRRSSLCDGIRYLYHKIRSIGSLTYSGVSTSSTIGSNPHFCNGAQHKVPIYLGGISVVFCFMAAAVSLALALVIVPRQVMPWTGLLLMYEWTFTLFILLFGGYLHLAYQWGKTTAKQAGSGSFNPESFDYDSGKGHQRQELSCNVAALYYGLGMAFLAVAAPSLPCLLGVTALFLRLGLMVVGGLILASFMTYASEHLAIRSFLTGLGDRDTSRNRSFCFLC, from the exons ATGATGAAAAGATTACTAAATTTTTGGGTTCTGCTCTTAATAGTTCTCGTTTCAGTTCAatctaaggcctcgtttggatCTCAGTCCTTGGGCGAGGCCTACGTCACGCTCCTCTACGGAGATGAGTTCTTATTGGGCGTTAGGGTTCTTGGGAAATCGATTAGGGACACTGGATCGAAGAAGGACATGGTGGTTCTGGTCTCCGATGGCGTCTCTCACTACGCTAAGAAGCTTCTCCAG GCTGATGGGTGGATAGTAGAGAAGATTAGTTTATTGGCGAATCCTAACCAAGTACGTCCAAAGAGGTTTTGGGGTGTCTACACGAAGCTTAAAATCTTTAACATGACTAAATACAAGACAG TTGTTTACCTTGATGCTGACACTATTGTGGTAAAAAATATTGAGGATCTTTTCAAATGTGGAAAGTTTTGTGCTAACTTGAAGCATTCTGAGAGGCTGAATTCCGGAGTCATGGTAGTTGAACCATCTGAAACTGTATTCAATGACATGATGAGCAAAGTTAGCACTTTGCCTTCGTACACTGGAG GGGATCAGGGGTTTCTTAATTCATATTACACTGGATTTCCAAATGCACGTGTTTTTGAGCCAGATTTACCCCCAGAGGTGTTGAATTCAAGACCAGTTCGTAAAATGCAGCGGCTATCCACTCTATATAATGCAGATGTTGGTCTTTACATGCTTGCAAACAAG TGGATGGTAAATGAGAGTGAACTCCGTGTTATTCACTATACTCTTGGCCCACTTAAGCCTTGGGACTGGTGGACATCTTGGCTGTTGAAACCTGTTGATGTCTGGCAG AATGTTAGGGAACAGCTTGAGGAAACCCTTCCTGGAACTGGAGGCGGCAGAAATCCTAATGATCATCTTCTTGTCAAATTTCTCTTTCTATTACCTTTATGTGCTTTACTCTTCTGTTACCATCGGTCTTTTCTTCAG ACACTGAAGTACTTTGGATCATTACGTAGAAGTTCATTATGCGATGGCATCAGATACCTGTACCACAAAATTAGATCTATTGGATCACTTACTTATTCTGGTGTTTCTACATCATCTACCATTGGTTCCAACCCTCAT TTCTGTAATGGTGCGCAGCACAAGGTGCCTATTTATTTGGGTGGAATATCTGTCGTCTTCTGTTTTATGGCTGCTGCTGTGTCCCTTGCACTTGCTCTGGTAATTGTGCCTCGGCAAGTGATGCCATGGACTGGTTTGCTCTTGATGTATGAGTGGACCTTCACATTGTTCATTCTATTGTTTGGAGGTTATCTGCACTTGGCTTATCAGTGGGGAAAGACAACAGCAAAACAAGCAGGATCCGGTTCTTTTAATCCTGAATCTTTTGATTATGATTCTGGAAAAG GTCATCAACGGCAAGAACTGTCCTGCAATGTTGCCGCATTGTATTATGGGTTAGGGATGGCATTTTTGGCTGTTGCTGCCCCATCTTTGCCATGTCTTTTAGGGGTTACTGCTTTATTTTTAAG GTTGGGGTTGATGGTTGTGGGAGGACTAATTTTGGCATCTTTCATGACTTACGCATCAGAGCACCTTGCAATTAGATCATTCTTGACAGGCCTCGGAGACCGGGACACGTCACGAAATAGGAGCTTTTGTTTCTTATGTTGA
- the LOC133852036 gene encoding inositol phosphorylceramide glucuronosyltransferase 1 isoform X2, producing the protein MMKRLLNFWVLLLIVLVSVQSKASFGSQSLGEAYVTLLYGDEFLLGVRVLGKSIRDTGSKKDMVVLVSDGVSHYAKKLLQADGWIVEKISLLANPNQVRPKRFWGVYTKLKIFNMTKYKTVVYLDADTIVVKNIEDLFKCGKFCANLKHSERLNSGVMVVEPSETVFNDMMSKVSTLPSYTGGDQGFLNSYYTGFPNARVFEPDLPPEVLNSRPVRKMQRLSTLYNADVGLYMLANKWMVNESELRVIHYTLGPLKPWDWWTSWLLKPVDVWQNVREQLEETLPGTGGGRNPNDHLLVKFLFLLPLCALLFCYHRSFLQTLKYFGSLRRSSLCDGIRYLYHKIRSIGSLTYSGVSTSSTIGSNPHHKVPIYLGGISVVFCFMAAAVSLALALVIVPRQVMPWTGLLLMYEWTFTLFILLFGGYLHLAYQWGKTTAKQAGSGSFNPESFDYDSGKGHQRQELSCNVAALYYGLGMAFLAVAAPSLPCLLGVTALFLRLGLMVVGGLILASFMTYASEHLAIRSFLTGLGDRDTSRNRSFCFLC; encoded by the exons ATGATGAAAAGATTACTAAATTTTTGGGTTCTGCTCTTAATAGTTCTCGTTTCAGTTCAatctaaggcctcgtttggatCTCAGTCCTTGGGCGAGGCCTACGTCACGCTCCTCTACGGAGATGAGTTCTTATTGGGCGTTAGGGTTCTTGGGAAATCGATTAGGGACACTGGATCGAAGAAGGACATGGTGGTTCTGGTCTCCGATGGCGTCTCTCACTACGCTAAGAAGCTTCTCCAG GCTGATGGGTGGATAGTAGAGAAGATTAGTTTATTGGCGAATCCTAACCAAGTACGTCCAAAGAGGTTTTGGGGTGTCTACACGAAGCTTAAAATCTTTAACATGACTAAATACAAGACAG TTGTTTACCTTGATGCTGACACTATTGTGGTAAAAAATATTGAGGATCTTTTCAAATGTGGAAAGTTTTGTGCTAACTTGAAGCATTCTGAGAGGCTGAATTCCGGAGTCATGGTAGTTGAACCATCTGAAACTGTATTCAATGACATGATGAGCAAAGTTAGCACTTTGCCTTCGTACACTGGAG GGGATCAGGGGTTTCTTAATTCATATTACACTGGATTTCCAAATGCACGTGTTTTTGAGCCAGATTTACCCCCAGAGGTGTTGAATTCAAGACCAGTTCGTAAAATGCAGCGGCTATCCACTCTATATAATGCAGATGTTGGTCTTTACATGCTTGCAAACAAG TGGATGGTAAATGAGAGTGAACTCCGTGTTATTCACTATACTCTTGGCCCACTTAAGCCTTGGGACTGGTGGACATCTTGGCTGTTGAAACCTGTTGATGTCTGGCAG AATGTTAGGGAACAGCTTGAGGAAACCCTTCCTGGAACTGGAGGCGGCAGAAATCCTAATGATCATCTTCTTGTCAAATTTCTCTTTCTATTACCTTTATGTGCTTTACTCTTCTGTTACCATCGGTCTTTTCTTCAG ACACTGAAGTACTTTGGATCATTACGTAGAAGTTCATTATGCGATGGCATCAGATACCTGTACCACAAAATTAGATCTATTGGATCACTTACTTATTCTGGTGTTTCTACATCATCTACCATTGGTTCCAACCCTCAT CACAAGGTGCCTATTTATTTGGGTGGAATATCTGTCGTCTTCTGTTTTATGGCTGCTGCTGTGTCCCTTGCACTTGCTCTGGTAATTGTGCCTCGGCAAGTGATGCCATGGACTGGTTTGCTCTTGATGTATGAGTGGACCTTCACATTGTTCATTCTATTGTTTGGAGGTTATCTGCACTTGGCTTATCAGTGGGGAAAGACAACAGCAAAACAAGCAGGATCCGGTTCTTTTAATCCTGAATCTTTTGATTATGATTCTGGAAAAG GTCATCAACGGCAAGAACTGTCCTGCAATGTTGCCGCATTGTATTATGGGTTAGGGATGGCATTTTTGGCTGTTGCTGCCCCATCTTTGCCATGTCTTTTAGGGGTTACTGCTTTATTTTTAAG GTTGGGGTTGATGGTTGTGGGAGGACTAATTTTGGCATCTTTCATGACTTACGCATCAGAGCACCTTGCAATTAGATCATTCTTGACAGGCCTCGGAGACCGGGACACGTCACGAAATAGGAGCTTTTGTTTCTTATGTTGA